ATGCTCTGTTCCAGCGCGACGTTCACTACCTCGTGCGCGACGGCCAGATCGTGATCGTCGACGAGTTCACCGGCCGTGCCATGCCGGGAAGGCGCTGGTCCGAAGGTCTCCACCAGGCGATCGAGGCCAAGGAGGGCGTGGAAATCCAGGCCGAAAACCAGACGCTCGCCTCGATTACATTCCAGAACTTCTTCCGCCTCTACGACAAGCTCGCCGGCATGACCGGTACCGCGGATACCGAGGCCTACGAATTCCAGCATATCTATGGTCTGGAAGTGGCCGTTGTCCCGACACACCGGCCGATGATTCGTACCGATCACAACGATCTCATCTTCCTCAACCAGGATGATAAGTACCAGGCGATCGTTGAAGACATCAAGGACTGCAACAGCCGAGGCCAGCCGGTGCTGGTCGGCACGACATCGATCGAGAGCTCGGAGCTCATCTCCGACGCCCTGCGCAAGTCCGCTATTCACCACGAGGTACTCAACGCCAAGGAGAATGAGCGCGAGGCGGGGATCATCGCGGAGGCCGGCCAGCCCGGAGCCGTCACGATAGCCACCAACATGGCCGGCCGCGGCACCGATATCGTCCTCGGCGGCAATTTCGATGTCGAAGCAGCCGAGCTCGGAGAAGATGCCCCGGCGGATCGCCGCGAGGCATTGCGAGCCGACTGGCAGGACCGGCATGACCGGGTGATCGAGGCGGGCGGCCTGCACGTGATCGGCACCGAGCGGCATGAATCACGGCGTATCGACAATCAGCTCCGCGGGCGTTCCGGCCGACAGGGCGACCCGGGGTCGACCCGCTTTTTCCTCTCGCTCGATGACAGTCTTCTGCGGATCTTCGCCTCCGAGCGTGTCTCGGGGATGATGCAGCGGCTGGGCATGCAGGAGGGCGAGGCGATCGAGAGTGGCATGGTCTCGCGGGTGATCGAGAATGCGCAGCGCAAGGTCGAGGCGCATAACTTCGACATGCGCAAGCACTTGCTCGAGTTCGACGACGTCGCCAACGACCAGCGCAGCGTGGTCTATGCCCAGCGCAACGAACTGCTCAACTCCGATGACATCTCCGGGACGATTGTGGACATGCAGAACGATGTCCTCTCGGAGCTGCTCGATACGCATATGCCGCCGGGGACCATCGACGATCAGTGGGATATCCCCGCGCTCGAGGAGGCGCTGCAGTCGCAGTTCGGCATCAATGCTCCCGTGGGGCAATGGCTCGAGGAGGAAGACGAGCTCGACCGCGACGGCGTTCTCGAGCGGCTTCGGCAGACAGTGGTCGATCGTTACACCGAAAAGGAAGAGCAGGTCACCGCCATAGGCGTGAACATGCGCGAGGTCGAGAAGAGCTTCCTGCTGCAGGTCCTGGACAATCAGTGGAAGGAGCATCTGGCGGCGATGGACTTCATGCGCCAGGGGATCGGACTGCGCGGGATGGCGCAGCGCAACCCCAAGCAGGAGTTCAAGAAAGAAGCCTTCGCGATGTTCCAGGAGATGCTCGACGGCATCAAGCGGGAGACGATTCGCATCCTGTTCAACGTCAATGTTCGCAGCCCCGAGGATGCCCGGGCAGCGGAGGCGCAGCGCGACGACGAACGGGCCCGGGCCATGCAGTTCGAGCATGCGCAGGCCAACGCGCTGCATGATGACGAGGGGGCCTCCGCCGCGGCATCGACCGGGGAGGCGCAGGCAGAGGACGACCGGCAGCCATTCGTGCGTGGCGAACGCAAGGTCGGCCGTAATGAGCTCTGTCCCTGCGGCTCCGGGAAGAAATACAAGCATTGCCATGGCCGGCTGTAACCGGGGGTATGGGTAATGGCCGTATCCGAGTCGCCCCTGCCGGTTCTGCACCCCGTGCCCGGTGTTCGCATCGGGGTGGTGGAGGCCGCGGTCCGCAAGGCCGGTAGTAATGATCTGGTGGTGATGGCCCTCGACGAGGGGAGCCAGGTCGCCGGCGTGTTCACCCGCAATCTGTTTCGCGCCGCGCCGGTGCGCTTCGCCGAGTCGCATCTGCGCGATGACGATCCCCGCTACCTGCTGATCAATACCGGCAATGCCAATGCCGGCACCGGTCAGGCCGGTGATCGGGCCGTGCAGCAGAATTGTGCCGCGCTCGCTGACCAGACGGGCTGTCGGTCAACCCAGGTCATCCCCTATTCCACCGGTGTAATCGGCGAACCCCTGCCGGCGGATCGTATCGATGCGGCATTGCCCGCGGCCATCGACGGACTACAGGCCGATCACTGGGCCGAGGCGGCGGATGCCATCCGCACCACGGACACACGCCCCAAGGGCAGAAGCCTGCGGCTCGAGCTCTCCGGAGGCACGATCACCCTGACAGGCATCGCCAAGGGCTCGGGTATGATTCGCCCGGATATGGCTACCATGCTTGCCTACATCGCGACCGATGCCGTCATTGATGCGGCAAGCCTGCGGCGTATGCTGCGCGATGCCGTCGCGGTCAGCTTTAACCGTATTACCGTGGATGGCGATACCTCCACGAACGATGCCTGCACGCTCATCGCTACCTCGGCGAGCGGCGTGACGCTGGCGGATGCATCCGATCGCGAGCGTTTTCTGGACGCACTCACCACGATGTGCACGGCGCTGGCGCGGGAAATCGTTGCCGATGGCGAGGGTGCAACCCGTGACCTTGCGATTCGCGTTACCGGTGCGCGGACCACCGCCGAGGCCGAGCAAGTGGCCTTTACCGTGGCCGAGTCGCCGCTGGTCAAGACGGCCCTGTTCGCCGCCGATCCCAACTGGGGCCGCATTCTGGCCGCGGTTGGGCGCGCCGGGATACGCGATCTCGACGTCGACCGCGTGCGCATCGGCATTGGTGACTGCCGGATTGTCGAAGGCGGCGGGCTGAGCCCGCACTACGATGAGTCGGCGGCGGCGGCGTGTATGGCCGCCGATCACGTGAGCATGACCATCGATCTCGACCGCGGTGGCGAGACGGCGACGGTCTGGACCTGTGATTTCTCCTACGACTACGTGCGCATCAATGCCGAGTACCGAAGCTGACCCGCACCGGCTGCGGGTAGCGGTCGGCGTTGTTCGGGATGGACAGGGCCGGGTTCTGACCGCTCGCCGGGCGGCCCACCGTCATCAGGGAAATCGCTGGGAATTCCCCGGCGGCAAGGTCGAGCCCGGTGAGTCCGTCGAGGCGGCGCTGGCCCGCGAGCTCGCCGAGGAGCTGGGCCTGACGGTCGAGCGCAGCCGCCCTCTGATCGACGTTACCCATGATTACGGCGACCGTGAGGTCGAGTTGCAGGTCCGCGACGTGACCCACTGGTCGGGACCGCCTGTCGGCCGAGAGGGTCAGCCGCTGCGCTGGGTGTCGCCGGAAGCACTGGATCCGGACGAATTCCCGGCCGCCAACCAGCCGATCATCACGGCGACACGCCTGCCGCCGCATTACGTCATCAGTGCCGACTGCGACGAATCGTCGTCGTGGCTGGACACGCTCGAACGTGTGCTGGCTCGCGGTGAGCGCCTGGTCCAGTTTCGGGTGCAATCGAGAGGAGCGGCGCGGCGCTCGCTGGCGCTTGATGCCCTGGCGCGTTGCCGTGCGATGGGCGCGTCCCTGCTGATTAATGGAACGCCCGAGGAGGTGCGCGGGATCGGCGCCGACGGCATCCACCTGACGGCGGCGCAGCTTGCGGAATGCGTGTCCCGGCCGCTGTCATCGGCCTACTGGGTGGCGGCGTCCTGCCACAATGCCGTCGAGCTTGAACGAGCGGTCGCCTGCGGCGTCGATTTCGTGGTGCTCAGTCCGGTCAAGCCGACCGCCAGTCACCCCGATACCTGTCCCCTGGGGTGGCCGGCGTTCGCCGAGGCAGCGGCAGCGATGACCGTTCCCGTCTACGCACTCGGCGGAATGCAATCGGGCGATGTTGATGTTGCCCGCGCCAGCGGCGGCCAGGGCATTGCCGGTATTTCGGGGTTGTGGCGCTAGTCGTCCTCTTCCGGCGAGGCCGGGTCACCGGGGATCTGGTGGCGTTCATCCAGCCAGTCGCCGAGATCGATCATTCGGCAGCGCCGCGAACAGAACGGACGGTAGGGTGAATCCGTCGTCCACGGGACTCGCTCGCCGCATTGCGGACAGGCCACGGTGGGGGGCGTGTCAGATGACACAGCGCTCAAGGATGAATGCAACATCGTCGTCCGCCTGGTTGGGGCGTTCCCCCTGTGTGGGCTGCTGGAGGAAACGGATATTACAGAAATGCCGGCTGCCGCTCACCTCGGGATAGCAATGCATTGAGCGCGGGATTTTCACGCGCAGCATCTGGTAGGGCGTAGCGCGATCGAGGGTGGCCTGGAAGCTGCCGCCACTGGCTACCTCGTTAACCGGGTCGGCACTATCGCGCAGCAGTCTGATCACCAGTGCGGTGCCCTGGTCCATCAGCCGAAAGGCACCATGCCATTGCTCGAGCAGGGCACGTCGTTGTGAGACCTCGCTCTCCAGCCACAGATGATAGCCGGGCAGGTCGAAGGCGCAGGTGCCACCGGGTACGCCGGCGCGCTGCTCGATGGTGGTCAGGAATTCATTGTTGCGGACAACGGAAGGAATGCCGGTGGGAGCCTCGCGGAGTTGCCGGGCGATGTCGCGGCACTCTGCGAGGACCGGCTCCAGGCGCCGCTCATCGACCTCGGGCCGGGCCTGCAGTTTCTCGAGGCTCGCCAGAATGCGCTCCAGCTCTTTTTGCAGTTCCGAGCGCACATCGCTGCGGCTGAGCAGCGCGGTAATGTCGAGCAGCGCATCCACGGCCATGCGGGTATGCCATTTCGAATCGCCCTCGATTCCGAAGCGAAGGTTGTTGAACAGGAATTCCAGTCGCAGAAATGTGCGCATCCGCTCATTGAGCGGATACTCGTATATCATCTCGTCGGTTCCGGGAATGGTTGTGTCCACGCTGGCCCCTCGTTGCCTTGCGGAGATTGTCGCTCAGAGATCATCGACTCGCCAAATCGGGGTGTGGAATCAGTGGCCGGTAGCGGTCCGGAGATATCGATCGTGCAGGTCGGCCACCTGGCCGTCGAGCGCCCCGCTCTCACCATCGTTGGTGATGACGTCATCCGCGATTGCCAGCCGGGCCTGGCGATCCGCCTGACTGGAAAGTATCCGATCGGCCTCGCCCGGATCCGTGCCGTCTCGCTGCATGAGCCGCTCGCGTTGTCGATCCGGTGGCGCGTCGACCACCAGTACTCGATCCATCAGCTCGATCCAGCCCGCCTCGAGTAGAAGGGGAACCACGATCAGGGCATAGGGCTCGCGGACCTTGGCCAGTGTCTCGGCCACCGCGGTGCGAATACGCGGGTGCGTGATCGCCTCGAGATCGCGCCGGGCGAAGGGGTCGGCAAAAATCCGCTGTCGCAACGCCGGGCGATCGAGATGACCATTAGTGCCGATAACATCGGTGCCGAAGCGCTCACGAATGGCGTCGAGGCCGGCGGTGCCGGGTGCGACCACGGCCCGGGCCAGCCTGTCGGTATCGATGACCGCTGCCCCCAGCGCCTCGAATCGTCGACTGACCGCGGTCTTGCCGCTCGCGATACCGCCGGTCAGGCCAACGACCAGCCCGGGGCGACGTCGACTGTCGGATCCTCCACTGTCCATCCCGGCAGTCTAATCGAAGTGGCCAGCTGGTGTGTGAGTTCATATCACCGAGCCGAGCTGGAAGACCGGCAGATACATGGCGAGGACAAGGCCGCCAATCAACAAACCGAGGATGCTCATGATGAGCGGCTCGATCGCGGTACCGAGCGTCTCGATTCCCTGGCTCAACTCCGCTTCCTGACGATCCGCAATCCGCTCTAGCACGCCTGGTAGCCGGCCGGCCGCTTCTCCGGTAGCGATCATTCTTGCCGTGCTTGCCTCGAAACGCTGCGTGCGCTCGACCGCGAAGGCAAGTGACCGACCGTCCCGCAGGTCATCCGTAATCCGCATCACCGCCCGTTGATAGGGCAGCGTACCGAGTGTACCGGCAACGGTGGGGAGGGCCTCGGCAAGGGGAGCACCGGCCTGCATGAGGATCGCCAGCGTGCGGGCGAAGCGCGCGGTTTCGGCACGCTCGACCAGGCCGCCGGTGATCGGAATCCGGAGTACGATCCGGTGACGGATCTGTCTGAGTGGCGTGTAGTGCCGGGTGAGGACAAGCCATGCAGCGGTCCCGCCCACAGCGCCGATCAGACCCAGCCAGCCATCACTGCGAAGCCACGTGGACAGTCCGATGACATGACGGGTGAAGGTCGGCAGCTCGGCACCGAAGCCATGGAAAAGCGCCTCGAACCGGGGCACTACAAACATTAAAAGCGCCGTGCTGACGACAAGAGCCACGCCGAGCACGATCAGCGGGTAGAGCATTGCCCGGCGCAGGCGATGCCGTATCGCCGCAGTGCACTCGCGGTCATTCGCGATTCGCTCGAGCAGCGTATCCAGTTCGCCGGACTGCTCCCCGGCCCGGATCAGGCCGCAGACCAACGGATCGAAATGCGCGGGTTGGGTAGCAAAAGCAACAGAGAGTGGTGTACCGGTGGCGATTTCGTCTCTGAGCTCGCTGGCAAGGCGTCGCAGACCGGGCTGTCTGTCCTCGCGGGCGACCATCGCCATGGCGTCGATCAATGGCACGCCAGCGCTGCTCAACGTTGCGAGTTGGCGAAGGAGCGCGTTGATGTGCCGCGACCGAAGCCTCGGATTCGAGGGCGTCAACACACGCTCCAGCCAACCCGGCATCCGGATCGAGTACTCGACGGCAATGCCGTGGCCGCCCAGTTGACGACGGAGGTGACCCGGATCGGTCGCCGGCGTCAGGCCGTGCCGATGGCGGCCATCCAGGTCGCTGCCGCACCAGCCGTAGGTCGCCATGCCCGTCACGACCGGGTCACCCGGTCTATCTCGCTCCGGCTGGTCAGTCCCCGGGCGGCCTTGGCCATGCCCGTATCGCGGAGCGTTCGCAGTCCCGAGAAAGCCGTTTCGGTCGCAATGGCGGCGTCATCGTCGGCACGGAGGATTCGCCGGCCGAGGCTGTCGGTCATTGGCAAGACCTCGTGGATGCCCACACGGCCGCGATAGCCGTGGTGGCAGCGCTGACAGCCATCGGCCTCGAACCAACCGCCCTCGTCCGACGCCGATCCGGCCGGCCGGCGGCAATGAGGGCACAACCGCCGGATCAGCCGCTGCGCACTGATCAAGATCACCGACGCAGCGATGCTCCAGCGCGGGATGCCCATGTTGATCAGCCGCGTGATCGCTCCCGCAGCGGTGTTGGTGTGCAGGGTCGAGAGGACGAGGTGACCGGTCTGAGCGGCCTTGATAGCGATCTCGGCGGTTTCCCGATCGCGGATTTCGCCGACCATCATTACGTCCGGATCCTGGCGCAGGAACGCTCGCAGGAGGCTGGGAAAATCCAGGCCGATGCGGTGATTGACGGCGATCTGATTGATGCCGGGGAGCTTGATCTCGACAGGATCTTCGACGGTGAGGATGTTGCGGCTGCTCTGGTTGAGCTGTTGCAGGGCGCTGTAGAGCGTGACGGTCTTCCCGGAACCGGTGGGGCCGGTCACCAGAATCATGCCGTGGGGCCGTTCGATGGCGGCCCGGTAGGCGGCAAGCTGATCGGCTTCCATCCCCAGGCTATCCAGATCCAGCGTGGTGGCAGCGGGATCGAGCAGACGCAACACCAGCTTCTCGCCGAATAACGTGGGCAGGCTGCTTACGCGGAAATCGACGCCGTCGCCCGCTCCGCTGCCGAGTCGCAGCCGGCCATCCTGCGGCAGTCGGCGCTCGGCGATATCCATGCGCGCCATGATTTTGAGACGTGCGGCGAGCCGGTCGGCCATGTCCCGGGGCGGCCGGGCCGCCTCGTGCAGGATGCCGTCGTGGCGGAATCTCACCCGGCAGTGGGTCTCGAAGGGCTCGAGGTGGATGTCGGACACCTCTTCGCGAATGGCCCGTCGGAGAAGCTCGTTGATGTAGCGGATGACGGGCGTGTCGTCGGGTGGATCGGCCGATGAGGTATCCCGCACTTCCTCGGCGCGTGACGCCGATGCCAGCTCGTCGGCAGCGGCACCAACACCCCCTTCCGTCAGTACTGCGATACGGGCGTGCAGATCGGCCTCGTCGGCGATGACCGGTACGACCGGCAGACCGGTATGGAAACGCAACTCGTCCAGTGCGGTGGTATTGGCGGGATCGGAAACGGCGATGCGCAGGAGGCCCTCGCTTATCCGTAATGGCAGTGCATTGAGGCGCAGTATCAGATCGGTGTCGATCTGCTCCATAACCTCTGGATCGGGGTCGAGTGACGCGGCCGCAGCGCGCTCGATACCGAACACGCTGGATGCCGTATCGGCGATGACGGCCGACGGCAGAGCGCCACTGTCGAGTAGCTGCCTGACCAGCGTACAGCCGGAACGCCGCGCCTCGGCGACGATGGCGTCGACGGTTGTCGCGTCAACCGCCTGCTGCTGAATCAGCCGTTTCGCCAGGGCCGGGCGAACGTCCACCGTGTTCATTGCGTCTTCCTCCACAGATGCTGGAGGGCCGACTTTAAGCGAACGGAAACGGGCGGGATGTCGCCGGGATCACAGATCCACGTGATCGGTAAGGGGCAAGACGCATGGAGTGCATGTAAGTGGTTTTGCGGATGAATGAGCCAACAGCCGGAGCTACCTTATTCGGTAACGGCACATCACGGGAGAAACAGAATGAGTGCAAAGACCGAAGCGGTTGGTAATACCAGCTCCATCGCATCCATGGCTGGCCATGCGCACTGGCTACTGCGGGCGGCCATCGCCGGCGTATTCCTTTTCCATGGTCTACAGAAATTCCTTGGCCCCGGCATCGAGGGCTTCTCCAGCATGATGGGCCTGCCGGTATTGATTGCCTTCCTCGTTGCTGTTGCTGAAGTGCTTGGTGGCGCAGGCATTCTGGCGGGTGGCGCCATGCGCAGCCAGCTCGGAGATGCCATAACTCGTCTGGCGGGCGCGGCGGTCGTACCGGTCATGGCCGGTGCGATCATCATGGTTCACTGGGGACGATGGAATTTCACGCCGACAGAAGCCCACCCGATGGGCGGAATGGAATTCCAGGCAGTGCTGCTATTGATCGCCCTTTACTTCATCGTGCGGGGCAACGACACCTGAAAGGCAGGACCGGGGATTTGCGGGGAAACTGGTCGGAGTAGCAGGATTCGAACCTACGACCTCTGCCTCCCGAAGGCAGCGCTCTACCAAGCTGAGCTATACTCCGAAGATCGGTTAATACTCGCGACCGACAGCAAATTCCGCGAGGCCACGAAGCGCCTCGCGGAAGGGACTGTCACCGAAGGCTGCGAGCGCCCTGATGGCTCGCTCGGCCTCTTGTTCCGCGAGGTCGCGAGTATAGGCAATCGAGCCGGTGCGCGCAATCACTGCCGCGACTTCGGCGATGTCGTTTCGGCCGCCGCTCTCTATGGCGTCGCGAACAATGGCGCGGCCGGCGGGATCGGCGTTGGCCATGCAGTGGATTAACGGCAGTGTGGGTTTGCCCTCGGCCAGATCGTCTCCGATGTTCTTGCCGATCGCGCCGGCATCGCCATCGTAATCGAGGGCGTCATCGGCGAGCTGGAAGGCAATACCCAGGCGGCGGCCATATTTGGCGGCGGCATCCAGTCGCGCTCGGTCCGCCGGGTTGTTCAGTCCTACCGCCAGCTGGCAGCCGGCTTCGAAAAGGACGGCGGTTTTCCGATAGATAACCTGCTGGTAGCGATCTTCGGTCACATCCGGGTCGTGGACGTGCATCAACTGCATGACCTCGCCCTCGGCGATGCGGTTGGTGGTTCGCGAGAACAGCGCCATGACCGCCATATCGTCGAGTTCCACCATCATCTGGAAGGCGCGGGTGTAGAGGAAATCGCCGACCAGAACACTCGCTTCATTACCCCAGATCTGATTTGCCGTATCGCGACCGCGCCTGACCGCGGACTCGTCGACGACATCATCATGGAGCAGCGTAGCGGTGTGGATGAGCTCGACGGTGGCGCCGAGGAGGGCATGGCGGTCGTCTCCGTCTGCATGTCCCGCAGCCCGGGCCATCAGGAGCGCAACCATGGGGCGCAGGCGCTTGCCGCCGCCACCGATAATGTAATGACCAAGCTGATTGATGAGGGCGACGTCCGACTGGAGTCGATCCTGGATAATCCGGTCGACCACGGACATATCGTCCGCGACCGGCCTGCGAATGGCGGCGATCTCCATGCGGATGGCATCTCGAGGTAAATTAGGAAACTGGATGCTAGGAATCGCCGCTGGGGGTGTCAAGCGTGACCCCCGTATCGCGTTGACCCCGGGCGCGAATCCGACTATTCTCTCACGGTTTTGGAACAACCTTCTGGAGTCGTTCAGATGTACGCGGTAATCAAGTCGGGTGGCAAGCAGTATCGGGTCGCCGAGGGCGATCTGCTGCAGGTCGAAAAACTCAATGCCGAGGCCGGCGAAACCGTGAGTTTCGACGACGTCCTGCTCGTCGCCGATGGTGATGACGTAAAGGTCGGAACGCCACGCCTCGAGGGAGGTGCGGTCTCGGCGGAGGTAATCTCGCAGAGCCGGGCCCGCAAGATCGAGGTGGTCAAATTCAAGCGCCGTCAGGACTACCAGCGCCACTACGGCCATCGCCAGCATTATACGGAAGTCCGTATTACCGGCATCCAGGCCGGCTAGCCCCGGCCCCTGATAACGGAGACAGTATCAATGGCACATAAAAAGGCAGGCGGCAGTACACGTAACGGCCGCGACTCGCATTCGAAACGGCTGGGTGTGAAGCGCTTCGGCGGCCAGGCCGTCACCGCGGGCAGCATCATCGTGCGCCAGCGCGGCACCCGTTTCCATGCCGGGCAGAACGTTGGCACCGGGAACGACTACACCCTGTTCGCCAAGGTGGATGGCGAAGTGGTGTTCGCGCGCAAGGGTCCGCTCAAACGGCGGGTCGTGAGCATCCAGCCGGCGGGCTGACAGCACCCGGCAGCAGACCTGGACTCGGCCCCGCCACGCGCGGGGCTTTTTGATTGCGGCGGTTGGACAGCACATGAAATTCGTGGACGAAGCCAGCATTCGTGTGACGGCCGGCGACGGTGGCAATGGCTGCGTCAGCTTCCGTCGCGAGAAATACGTCCCGCGCGGCGGACCGGACGGTGGTGACGGGGGGCATGGTGGCAGCGTCTGGCTCGAAGCCGACTCCGGACTCAATACACTGGCCGATTTCCGCCATACCCGTCGATTTGCGGCAGAGCGGGGACACGATGGTCAGGGACGCCAGATGACCGGGCGTTCGGGTGAGGATATTACCGTGCCCGTCCCGGTGGGTACGCTGGTCAAGGATCGCGAGACCGGAGAGGTCATCGGTGATCTGACCGCTCACGGTAAGCGCCTCTGTGTCGCCGAGGCGGGGCGTGGCGGTCTCGGCAACGTCCACTTCAAGAGCGCGACCAACCGCACGCCGCGGCGATCGGTTCCGGGTACCGACGGAGAGCGGCGCGACATTTCCCTCGAACTCCAGCTCCTTGCGGATGTCGGGCTGCTGGGTCTCCCCAACGCCGGCAAATCGACTTTTCTCCGGGCCGTCTCGGCGGCACGGCCGCGGGTCGCTGATTATCCGTTCACGACACTCCATCCCGGCCTCGGAGTTGTAAGGATCGGATCCGGAAGCAGCTTCACCGTGGCCGATATACCGGGGCTGATCGAGGGGGCGGCCCAGGGCGCGGGCCTGGGTACCCGTTTCCTGCGGCATCTGGCCCGGACGCGCCTGTTGCTCCATCTGGTAGATATCGCCGGCCTTTACGAAAACCGTGATCTCGCGGCGGATGTTCGCACAGTCACCGAAGAGCTTGCGGCCTATGGCCATGAGCTGACCGCCCGCGAGCGCTGGCTCGTCATCAATAAGGCCGACCTCTTCCCGGAAGACGAACACACGGCGGTGGTAGCGTCGCTCCGCGAATCACTTGCCTGGCAGGGACCGCTCTATCTGATTTCCGCCGAGACGGGCCGAGGGACTGATGCTCTCTGCCAGGCGGTCATGCAACATCTCCAGGGAAACGATGAGCCGCACTGACCCGAACCGTCGAAGCCGCTGGGTTATCAAGGTGGGTAGCGCGCTGGTCACCGATAACGGGCGCGGACTCGACCATGAGCGTATCGGAGACTGGGTGCGCCAGATCGTTGCGGCGCGTGCGCAGGGCATCGACGTGGTGCTCGTATCCTCCGGGTCGGTCGCAGAGGGGGTGCGAAGACTGGGGTGGTCACGACGGCCGAAGGCGCTCCACCAGCTGCAGGCCGCCGCCTCGGTCGGGCAGATGGGCGTGGTGCAGGCCTACGAGACCCGTTTCCAGCGATTTGATGTGCGCACCGGGCAGATCCTGCTGACCCATGAGGATCTGGCGGATCGCCAGCGCTATCTCAACGCGCGGGTCACGCTGCGCGCGCTACTGGAGCTGGGCGTCGTGCCGGTGGTCAACGAAAACGACACCATTGCCACGGATGAGATCCGCTTCGGCGACAACGACACACTGGCAGCGCTTGTCACCAACCTCGTCGAGGCCGATCAGCTGGTGATTCTCACCGACCAGGCCGGACTTTTTAATGCCGATCCCCGCCAGGATGCGTCGGCGCGGCTGATCCGCCATGCAGCGGCTGAGGATGAAGCGCTGGAGCGACTCTGCTCGGATGCGCCGGGAGTCCTGGGTAGCGGTGGCATGCGAACCAAGGTGGTGGCGGCCAGACGGGCTGCCCGATCCGGAGCAATGACGCGGATCGCTTCGGGGCGCGAGCCGGATGTGTTGCAACGGATCGCCGCCGGCGAGGCCGTCGGCACCTGTCTCGAGCCCTCACGCGAGCCCCTCGTGGCGCGTAAGCAATGGATTGCCGGTCAGCTACAGCTGCGGGGTCGCCTCTGGCTCGATGAAGGTGCGGTCGAGGTGATTCGTGGGTATGGC
The Spiribacter vilamensis DNA segment above includes these coding regions:
- the yacG gene encoding DNA gyrase inhibitor YacG, whose product is MSSDTPPTVACPQCGERVPWTTDSPYRPFCSRRCRMIDLGDWLDERHQIPGDPASPEEDD
- the argJ gene encoding bifunctional glutamate N-acetyltransferase/amino-acid acetyltransferase ArgJ, with translation MAVSESPLPVLHPVPGVRIGVVEAAVRKAGSNDLVVMALDEGSQVAGVFTRNLFRAAPVRFAESHLRDDDPRYLLINTGNANAGTGQAGDRAVQQNCAALADQTGCRSTQVIPYSTGVIGEPLPADRIDAALPAAIDGLQADHWAEAADAIRTTDTRPKGRSLRLELSGGTITLTGIAKGSGMIRPDMATMLAYIATDAVIDAASLRRMLRDAVAVSFNRITVDGDTSTNDACTLIATSASGVTLADASDRERFLDALTTMCTALAREIVADGEGATRDLAIRVTGARTTAEAEQVAFTVAESPLVKTALFAADPNWGRILAAVGRAGIRDLDVDRVRIGIGDCRIVEGGGLSPHYDESAAAACMAADHVSMTIDLDRGGETATVWTCDFSYDYVRINAEYRS
- a CDS encoding Nudix family hydrolase, whose product is MPSTEADPHRLRVAVGVVRDGQGRVLTARRAAHRHQGNRWEFPGGKVEPGESVEAALARELAEELGLTVERSRPLIDVTHDYGDREVELQVRDVTHWSGPPVGREGQPLRWVSPEALDPDEFPAANQPIITATRLPPHYVISADCDESSSWLDTLERVLARGERLVQFRVQSRGAARRSLALDALARCRAMGASLLINGTPEEVRGIGADGIHLTAAQLAECVSRPLSSAYWVAASCHNAVELERAVACGVDFVVLSPVKPTASHPDTCPLGWPAFAEAAAAMTVPVYALGGMQSGDVDVARASGGQGIAGISGLWR
- a CDS encoding type II secretion system F family protein produces the protein MATYGWCGSDLDGRHRHGLTPATDPGHLRRQLGGHGIAVEYSIRMPGWLERVLTPSNPRLRSRHINALLRQLATLSSAGVPLIDAMAMVAREDRQPGLRRLASELRDEIATGTPLSVAFATQPAHFDPLVCGLIRAGEQSGELDTLLERIANDRECTAAIRHRLRRAMLYPLIVLGVALVVSTALLMFVVPRFEALFHGFGAELPTFTRHVIGLSTWLRSDGWLGLIGAVGGTAAWLVLTRHYTPLRQIRHRIVLRIPITGGLVERAETARFARTLAILMQAGAPLAEALPTVAGTLGTLPYQRAVMRITDDLRDGRSLAFAVERTQRFEASTARMIATGEAAGRLPGVLERIADRQEAELSQGIETLGTAIEPLIMSILGLLIGGLVLAMYLPVFQLGSVI
- the zapD gene encoding cell division protein ZapD gives rise to the protein MDTTIPGTDEMIYEYPLNERMRTFLRLEFLFNNLRFGIEGDSKWHTRMAVDALLDITALLSRSDVRSELQKELERILASLEKLQARPEVDERRLEPVLAECRDIARQLREAPTGIPSVVRNNEFLTTIEQRAGVPGGTCAFDLPGYHLWLESEVSQRRALLEQWHGAFRLMDQGTALVIRLLRDSADPVNEVASGGSFQATLDRATPYQMLRVKIPRSMHCYPEVSGSRHFCNIRFLQQPTQGERPNQADDDVAFILERCVI
- the secA gene encoding preprotein translocase subunit SecA — protein: MLSGIAKKVLGTRNDRLVKRLRRQVTRINAFESTMQALSDEALQGMTTSLRERLDRGERLDSLLPEAFAVVREASRRTLGLRHFDVQLIGGMVLHHGRIAEMKTGEGKTLVATLAAYLNALSGEGVHIITVNDYLARRDAEWMGRLYGFLGLEVGVVVPGMDGETKRAAYQADITYGTNNEFGFDYLRDNMALRAEDQMQRGRHFAIVDEVDSILIDEARTPLIISGKAEQSSDLYVSMNRVVPDLEAQEEEDGPGDYYLDEKARQAFLTESGQERAEDLLREADLLSENESLYDARNIVMVHHLNAALRAHALFQRDVHYLVRDGQIVIVDEFTGRAMPGRRWSEGLHQAIEAKEGVEIQAENQTLASITFQNFFRLYDKLAGMTGTADTEAYEFQHIYGLEVAVVPTHRPMIRTDHNDLIFLNQDDKYQAIVEDIKDCNSRGQPVLVGTTSIESSELISDALRKSAIHHEVLNAKENEREAGIIAEAGQPGAVTIATNMAGRGTDIVLGGNFDVEAAELGEDAPADRREALRADWQDRHDRVIEAGGLHVIGTERHESRRIDNQLRGRSGRQGDPGSTRFFLSLDDSLLRIFASERVSGMMQRLGMQEGEAIESGMVSRVIENAQRKVEAHNFDMRKHLLEFDDVANDQRSVVYAQRNELLNSDDISGTIVDMQNDVLSELLDTHMPPGTIDDQWDIPALEEALQSQFGINAPVGQWLEEEDELDRDGVLERLRQTVVDRYTEKEEQVTAIGVNMREVEKSFLLQVLDNQWKEHLAAMDFMRQGIGLRGMAQRNPKQEFKKEAFAMFQEMLDGIKRETIRILFNVNVRSPEDARAAEAQRDDERARAMQFEHAQANALHDDEGASAAASTGEAQAEDDRQPFVRGERKVGRNELCPCGSGKKYKHCHGRL
- the coaE gene encoding dephospho-CoA kinase (Dephospho-CoA kinase (CoaE) performs the final step in coenzyme A biosynthesis.), with product MDSGGSDSRRRPGLVVGLTGGIASGKTAVSRRFEALGAAVIDTDRLARAVVAPGTAGLDAIRERFGTDVIGTNGHLDRPALRQRIFADPFARRDLEAITHPRIRTAVAETLAKVREPYALIVVPLLLEAGWIELMDRVLVVDAPPDRQRERLMQRDGTDPGEADRILSSQADRQARLAIADDVITNDGESGALDGQVADLHDRYLRTATGH